The DNA segment TGTAAGTATCGAAGAAAAAAATTGAATCCATTTTTTGAGCAGGTTCTTGGTGTGAAATATTCGTGTaacgatattttttttttgagtttggAGGTTATGGATTGTTGTGTGGACAtggatttgtttttttattgtagGGTTTCTGGATTCTGAGAAGATGCGTGTGTTGGCGGGGGTTCTTGATTTATGGTCTGTGTAATTGGAACGAAGACATGAGTTAAGATTAAAACTTTAGTAAAGAAGTCGAAGTTGGTGGAGTTTCTTGTAGAACTTTGATGGCATGATATGTTCAGCTAGCTACCCGTttcttttttccaaaaaaatattaGATGGGAAGATTTCAAAATTCGAGACTCGGCAAAAAAAAGTTAGCATTTCAAGTAGATCGCTGATGAAATTTCTGCTCTAATTTTCTGGAAATTGATGAAAGACAAAGGTTGTGGTTTCCGCATGAGGAGTGGCAAATGAATtttgaaaagtaatatttttggatgattttctTGAAAACAGCGGTCCTAGCCCACGAACCTGGAGTTTTCAGATGAAAAAGCTAGTTCTGGGCACTAACCAGCCTCTGTCATGATATGTTTTCAATAGACTACTTTTCTGACAGTTACCAAATCTTACTAATTTTTGGTGTGTTTTGTGATAGTCGGTTGCAATGGGATGAGTGAAAAGGATAACAAGTTGTCGTCAGCCAGCGACTCTTTTATAAGAGCTGTTTAAAGTAATAATCCCTGTGATGATAAATTTTGGCAATAGGAAAGAAGACAGAATGAACTTCAACCTTCTAAGATTGAGAAACAAACATGATCACTCAAAGAATCATGACAACAAACATAAGTCGTGTCCGAGGGAAGGAGCCTAAGTAGTAGTTATATGCAACCAAAGGTTCTTTTGACACGTTTATTAACCACCCAATTTAATGACTATGCCATAGATTCACTCTATCAGATTTACCTAATTGCTGTAGATTTTTGATAGACGTGTGATTTTGTTACGGACTTTATTATTATGGTCCATcacaaaaaataagaaaatagtgGGTATTACTACTCAGCCAAGGGTTCAATCCTTTACAAGAGGAAACTTCCCCTAGGACAACTAGTCTAAATCAACAGAATAAAAGTGAATCCTCTGACCAGCTACAACTCCATATTTTATTCTCATTCCCTCACACATTTAGATTCTTCCATGGGCTTGAGACTATTGGGCCTATGCTTGAGTGCTCACGTAAGTGGTACTCCAATGGTTACCTTACGTGTATGCTTGAGTGCTCACGTAAGTGGCGAGGAGAAAAAATATCCACCATCGGACGAGAATTATCAGCATTCAGCAACAAAGAAGCTTTGGAGGTTGAGGTTGCTGCTATCATCTCCCAGTACTGTACAGTTTTGCACTTGAATCTTGAAGCAAGATTCAATGGCATCCTGAGCGGCAGAATCACCTCAATCTGATTTATGAGACTTAAAAAAGTGGAGCTAATACTATAAAATTGACATCCTCATGAAGTGTTAGATTTCAAGAAACTTAATCTGTGAACTTGGAAATTAATTGGGCAGGGTTGTCCAAATGTAGCTATAGTTATGAAGTGTCCTAATTGGTTATTTAATGAATATTGTTGCTATGCATTTGTTTTGAAGTGATTTCATGCCCTAATCACCCAATAAAATTAGAGGGGAAAAACCCTGAAAGACCTTTTTTCTTTGTTTAATTTCTGGAGGTTACAGATTACAGAGCCATATTTCTTATACACTATTATAAGTATTAATATGGAGTGATAACTGTTTCCTTTTAGTTTCGAGGACATTTGACCCATTGCCAGTATTTCTTATCTGGATCGGTGTTTTTATGTAGATTTGTGGTGACATCCATGGGCAATTCTATGACATGAAAGAGCTTTTTAAAGTTGGAGGTGATTGTCCCAAGACAAACTACTTGTTTCTTGGAGATTTTGTTGACAGGGGATACTACTCAGTTGAGACATTTCTGCTCCTCCTCGCGCTGAAGGTATTGGTTTTACTTTTGTATGCGAAGGGTAAAGCATCTGAAATGGACCTCATGTTTCGTGACAACATGGACAGTTACGTTTGAGTATCAAATATTTCGTGTTTCCAGACAACATGGATGCCCACAATCGTGACTCAACTAATAGATAGTGCATTGGCAGGTAAGATATCCAGATAGGATAACTCTGATAAGGGGAAACCATGAGAGCCGGCAGATAACACAGGTTTATGGTTTCTATGACGAGTGCTTGCGAAAATATGGTTCTGCTAATGTTTGGAGATATTGCACCGATATTTTTGACTATTTAAGGTTTGAACCCCTCTATATTTCCAATTAGATATTTGCTATGAAGTTGCTTGCTTGTATCTTTTCGAATTTATGTGAGAACTGTAGGGAAAAAATATGAAGGTTAATTGTCAATCGCCTCAGAATATGCAATAGTAATGTCAGATTCAGTGTAGTGTTTAACTTCCTCGTGCACCAACATTCTTGTTGTCAAATTTGAATTATCCTTGGGTCATTGTCTTGTTTTCGAAACAGTATATTATACTTATGATTGCAATATCTTGCAGCCTGTCGGCGCTTATTGAGAACAAGATATTTTCAGTTCATGGCGGGCTATCTCCTGCAATATCCACACTGGACCAGGTTTAAAAAATATTCTGCTTCGGTATTTTTCTCCCTCTTAATTGTGAAATACTAATAAATTAGTGGGCATCATCTGTGTCTCAGATTCGAATAATTGACCGTAAGCAAGAAGTACCTCATGATGGTGCTATGTGTGATCTCCTCTGGTCAGATCCAGAAGATGCTGTTGATGGTTGGGGGTTGAGCCCGCGCGGTGCGGGTTTCCTGTTTGGTGGCAGTGTTGTCAGTACATTTAATCATGCAAATGATATTGATTATATTTGTCGCGCCCATCAGTTGGTAATGGAAGGCTATAAATGGATGTTCAGCAACCAGATAGTTACGGTTTGGTCGGCTCCAAATTACTGCTACAGGTAaatgatttcaaattttattgatTCTTTAGTTTTTTTTCTCCTTCGATGTTTGACGAAGATTGGTGATTTAGATGTGGGAATGTAGCTGCAATTCTTGAGCTGGATGAAAACCTGGAGAGGAAGTTTCGTGTCTTTGATGCAGCTCCACAGGTGTGTGCATATGTTGTTTATTGTCTTGAATTTTCTCTGTGTTCCGGAGCAATAGTAGTCCAGAATAAATCTTGGCAACATCTCTTGACCTCCCTGACCCCTGTTGACTGTATATCAATTCTAAGAAGTGTATGCTATTGCTTCTAGTCGAGACATGTTTTTCAGTCTAGCCATGCAGTTTTTTACTGCTATGCTATTCCACGCTTGGCAATTAATATAAACGACGAACATGGATGAGAATCAAGTGAGAATGACAAGATCAACATGTAATCGATATAGTATCAAAATAAACCCCCCTTTGCCCTTTGAAAGGCGTATGAAACGGTTTTTGGTGAAATGCAGGAAACAAGAGGAGCGCCTGCCAAGAGGCCACCTCCGGATTACTTCTTGTAGGAATGAAGTCCACAAGTTTTATAAATCGAAACTACTGAAGGAGCAAATCTCATACTCGGAGTGGACGCTCCGATGTGGTAGAGGATGGATGTTGCTTGAGCTATGTGGATGAGTTGAAGCATCGTTTTTCAGGGGTTACAAAAACAAGTCACCCATGATGCTCACAAGTCGCACCTCTTCTCTATCCATCTGAATGCTCTGTATTCTTTGATACTTTGACCTTTGTATCCTTGTGATAATAGTGTGCTAAACGCAATGAAGTTTAATTACTGTCAAATTCACAGTATTGCTGGACTTGCATATAGCGTGCCCTCCTGGAGACGcggatttttataatttttttgatattttattgtgGCAATGCCCCAAGGTTTGAGATTTTCCGTGTGCCCATCATACGAGGCTTGAATATATTCTATACTCGGAGTAAAATGTTTCCTAATACAACATGTTCATTTGATCATCACAATTCGAAGTAAAATGTGGGGTTTACGAATTGATCGGTTAAATATGTTGGATTAAAATATAGAGGTTGTTACTAAGATAGATAGAATGATACAGACGCTAGAGTTGCTAATGTATTCATCTGCCTCTCGTCCATAGTTAAATTTGAAAGTCTAATTATGTTTTATGAAATTAGACATAACGTATCGATGAtccaataattaaaaaatttcgtCATGtcataagaaaaagaaaaatgcgAAGTATAAAGGAcaacttgtagataactccctaaatcaaacataactttcaatttactccctatatttgtttttctgaaaatgcccttgtcgttattttaatcattattatttcttgaattatcaaatgtgaaatcggattcaaaatctgattcacttgattcatcaagataataaatattttcatcgtcggatgaaaattcaattgtttctacgggatagaatccaatagtatatatttcttcaagaagtttaattttatttttcttttcgtttcgttttggacattcattcgcataatgtccttcttcgttgcacaaccaacatgtgcaattctttcctttaccctttgggcaaggtggttttttgttatcaaactttttataaaattttcttttataaggttttctgaaaaaattctttttaaatttctttttcttatagggaataaatttcttattaaaaaatttataaggtttattaaatttattctgtttctgtcgttttaaatatttgtgtgacatatttgttttgcaaccgtattcttttactgtgaattccattttatcacaacaaagtttattgttttgtttgtaggatttagagattcttttatttagtgttacttcatgacatttctttgttattatgtctttgatgaatttaatagctcctcctaaagttttagcataaggactagttaagaattcatctttactgtgtataggtatattaggtatcttattaaagatacttagtttataatattcctttttatcagcatctattaattgataatagtttgtttcataatcacaaataaattcttttaagtaacataaattgcataatttaatattatctaatataaagattgctctattttgttctatattcttagctaccaaattagcatcattattagaaactcctaaaaattcttggtacaagacatcaacaaatagttcgaaatatcgatgtcctgtcattccttgtggtagattagtaattactaggttttcagcccaagttcttactgctcctaccagtgtcatttttatcatcccatgagttaaaacttgaatattctcacttttgtctaataatggtgttaattgaatttgtactgatagttcatttgcccaatgatctatctttgattttctttctttggctgttgaacaacctaaatctaagatattttgtttcacaaatcctgatgtttttgattctctaagaatatctctaacatctttataagatccagagtattggtctctgttatatttaaattcttcatcatctcttccaccactaccttctacattcgttcgtagatttagtcgtggtctagaatcatcttcagattctgattctgaaatatccatatctctgtattgttctgagtcctaatgtgaatgatataattcttcggtatttactcctatttgttcaaaatcagatgagtcggtttcactaaacatctccatacttatgtttgtcATAACTAaagggatttctataccatgattcaattttgaatggtggttcttcttccatttttctttttcctttatctattggaagaactttcttaagatagtttaatattttattactatgtctttcttgttcaattattaatctagtcgttgctaaatcaatatattctttgaaattcttctctaattcttgtattgatagattgatcttattaatattattttctaaatctcctagatctttttttaattttattaaggacgtcattgcgatgaggttgactcattaacaatagcttgtttaattttaagaatattttgattcatggttccaatcttatcaagaatatcttcatcatttctagcaaatgataatgactattttgtgatttggaggtcatctgaactccatcttttatagggatttatttcttcaataaatgcttttcgagggtgttcaattcttgtaatattttcaaacattctttcaacagaaatagttggttttgttgaaattattcctgtttgagaattattacttattgctaaaccgacaacatagtttatattgatcggatggtttcctgttaacataagattatttctataaaagtaataatctaatgttaaaacgtcatttatgtttttatcaaaaagagatatattgtattgtggataaatacaaaatttcatctttttgtaacataaatttccttcaatttttccaaggatagaatcctcgaaattacgtattcttttgtcacgaactgttatttcaattggtgtatctatttcttctcggtagtgagctgatattattatttcaattcctccgatatgaacatatttcagttcagatcgttctttttcactggcttttgtcatgatggtattaatatcttgagttgttaataacttcagagtattagaccttgattcgttatttattttacaagatcgttcttttgtacgaatcgaataataaattaaattttttctgggattaataaaatttgaaatcttacttagtattcctggttggtctattagatttgtttttgaattaaaaaaccCTGTTTTTTGTATTTCACCAAACttactttgattgaatataatattcaaattatactcttggttttcttcagattcttcagattcatcgaccaggttgttttgatttggaattgttacttctgtcattttaacagatgatagaacttcttaattttcttaagaatattaaaagtctttttgttgaatttatctgttctaataaattctgaaaatcttcgaaactatcaattgaagattgataatttttaagatgtttcaaattgttttcacaattttctatatcaaaatttatattttgagaatataaattaaagatattcatttttgtattttcatacattttccatttagtaaaaattgttacttttattattttgttttttttgatcggatttcgataacaaagtttgttcttattcataacatattgttatgtcttcaatttcatcattttcagaaatttgaattatcattttccagttgcttgaaaaatgttcttttttatgatttttgaaataaaaggtttagagatcttttattttattccataattgatctatttgacgtaaatcttttagtaagattattttatcaaataaatttttaatctcaatatctaaagttaatccagacATTAATAATCAgttttaagctctgataccaggttgcggaatttttttcaaattcttatgaattttcttattcatggatttacagatctgattcatggatttacagatttgattcatttataacagataaatgttttcatattagtttggttccattcat comes from the Henckelia pumila isolate YLH828 chromosome 1, ASM3356847v2, whole genome shotgun sequence genome and includes:
- the LOC140876405 gene encoding serine/threonine-protein phosphatase PP-X isozyme 2, which gives rise to MSDLDRQIEQLKRCEPLKESEVKALCLKAMEILVEESNVQRVDAPVTICGDIHGQFYDMKELFKVGGDCPKTNYLFLGDFVDRGYYSVETFLLLLALKVRYPDRITLIRGNHESRQITQVYGFYDECLRKYGSANVWRYCTDIFDYLSLSALIENKIFSVHGGLSPAISTLDQIRIIDRKQEVPHDGAMCDLLWSDPEDAVDGWGLSPRGAGFLFGGSVVSTFNHANDIDYICRAHQLVMEGYKWMFSNQIVTVWSAPNYCYRCGNVAAILELDENLERKFRVFDAAPQETRGAPAKRPPPDYFL